A region of Myxococcus stipitatus DSM 14675 DNA encodes the following proteins:
- a CDS encoding S66 peptidase family protein, which translates to MKRPVRWLKPLPLRPRDTVHVVAPAGPFDRPTFEAGLALIAERYTPTHRPDLFAAHRYLAGDDSRRAEELAHALTDTSARATFCARGGYGSARLLPHLPLADAAPSLFTGFSDLTSVHGALQALGRVSIHGPVLTQLGKQPPEVREYFFRLLESPEAPPPLTGSATYVPGSAEGHLVGGNLSVLACLLGTPYLPPLDGAVLLLEDVTERPYRLDRMWTQLRLAGVFSRVRGIVLGDFTSCEERDAAYSSADVLLDLAREEGLPCAAGFPIGHGTLNYPVALGTQVRLDADSARLTFLEGAVRP; encoded by the coding sequence ATGAAGCGCCCCGTGCGTTGGCTCAAGCCCCTCCCCCTCCGCCCCCGCGACACCGTCCACGTCGTCGCCCCCGCTGGCCCCTTCGACCGCCCCACCTTCGAAGCCGGCCTGGCCCTCATCGCGGAGCGCTACACCCCCACCCACCGCCCCGACCTCTTCGCCGCCCACCGCTACCTCGCCGGTGACGACTCCCGCCGCGCCGAAGAGCTCGCCCACGCCCTCACAGACACCTCCGCCCGCGCCACCTTCTGCGCCCGCGGCGGCTACGGCAGCGCCCGGCTCCTCCCCCACCTCCCCCTCGCCGACGCCGCCCCCAGCCTCTTCACCGGCTTCTCCGACCTCACCTCCGTCCACGGCGCCCTCCAGGCCCTCGGCCGCGTCTCCATCCACGGCCCCGTCCTCACCCAGCTCGGCAAGCAGCCCCCCGAGGTCCGCGAGTACTTCTTCCGCCTCCTCGAATCCCCCGAGGCCCCTCCCCCCCTGACGGGCTCCGCCACCTACGTCCCCGGCTCCGCGGAGGGCCACCTCGTCGGCGGCAACCTCTCCGTCCTCGCGTGCCTCCTCGGCACCCCGTACCTGCCGCCCCTCGACGGCGCCGTCCTCCTCCTCGAGGACGTCACCGAGCGCCCCTACCGCCTCGACCGCATGTGGACCCAGCTGCGCCTCGCGGGCGTCTTCTCGCGCGTGCGCGGCATCGTCCTCGGCGACTTCACCTCCTGCGAGGAGCGCGACGCCGCCTACTCCAGCGCCGACGTCCTCCTGGACCTCGCTCGCGAGGAGGGCCTCCCCTGCGCCGCGGGCTTCCCCATCGGCCACGGCACCCTCAACTACCCCGTCGCCCTGGGCACCCAGGTCCGCCTCGACGCGGACTCCGCCCGCCTCACCTTCCTCGAAGGGGCCGTGCGCCCATGA
- the mpl gene encoding UDP-N-acetylmuramate:L-alanyl-gamma-D-glutamyl-meso-diaminopimelate ligase: MADDNGNVLDTLEPGSVRRVHLVGVAGTGMGSFAGMLKAAGYEVTGSDENVYPPMSDMLEAWGIPASSPYRPENLDAAKPDLVIIGNVIRRVNPEATAARERGLKQMSFPAALGSLFLERAHSVVVAGTHGKTTTSSMMAHVLVEAGKDPSFLVGGVTQNYAGNYRVGKGAHFVVEGDEYDTAYWDKGSKFLHYRPRTAILTSVEFDHADIFKDLPHYEATFQKFVRLIPQDGQLIVCAAYPNAVKLAREGCQGRVITYIAKEGADADYVPRDVSFGAEGARFQVVEKGQVLGTVVLPMGGLHNVENALSVIAAARGLGLTFDEIAKGLSTFQGVKRRQEPRGEPSGILVVDDFAHHPTAVRETIAAIHHRYPERRLWAIFEPRSNTSRRNIHQEDYAHAFTGAARASLKVPERHDKVPVGEELDVPRLVKDLQAQGIAAEGSTDVQSLVDLVARESRAGDILLVMSNGAFGGFIEKLLVALRARAGETA, from the coding sequence ATGGCTGACGACAACGGCAACGTCCTCGACACCCTCGAACCCGGCAGCGTGCGCCGCGTCCACCTGGTGGGCGTGGCAGGCACGGGCATGGGCTCCTTCGCCGGCATGCTCAAGGCCGCGGGCTACGAAGTCACCGGCAGCGACGAGAATGTCTACCCGCCCATGAGCGACATGCTCGAGGCGTGGGGCATCCCCGCGTCGTCGCCGTACCGGCCGGAGAACCTGGACGCCGCGAAGCCGGACCTCGTCATCATCGGCAACGTCATCCGCCGCGTGAACCCCGAGGCCACCGCCGCCCGCGAGCGCGGCCTCAAGCAGATGAGCTTCCCCGCGGCCCTGGGCTCCCTCTTCCTGGAGCGAGCCCACTCCGTCGTCGTCGCCGGCACCCACGGCAAGACGACGACGTCGTCGATGATGGCGCACGTCCTCGTCGAGGCGGGCAAGGACCCGTCGTTCCTCGTGGGCGGCGTCACCCAGAACTACGCGGGCAACTACCGCGTGGGGAAGGGCGCGCACTTCGTCGTCGAGGGCGACGAGTACGACACGGCCTACTGGGACAAGGGCTCCAAGTTCCTCCACTACCGCCCGCGCACGGCCATCCTCACGAGCGTGGAGTTCGACCACGCGGACATCTTCAAGGACCTGCCCCACTACGAGGCCACGTTCCAGAAGTTCGTCCGGCTCATCCCCCAGGACGGGCAGCTCATCGTCTGCGCCGCGTACCCCAACGCCGTGAAGCTCGCGCGCGAGGGCTGCCAGGGCCGAGTCATCACGTACATCGCGAAGGAAGGCGCGGACGCGGACTACGTCCCTCGCGACGTGTCCTTCGGCGCCGAGGGTGCGCGCTTCCAGGTGGTGGAGAAGGGCCAGGTGCTCGGCACGGTGGTGCTGCCCATGGGCGGGCTGCACAACGTGGAGAACGCGCTGTCCGTCATCGCCGCCGCGCGCGGGCTGGGATTGACGTTCGACGAAATCGCCAAGGGCCTGTCGACATTCCAAGGCGTGAAGCGCCGGCAGGAGCCGCGCGGCGAGCCGAGTGGAATCCTGGTGGTGGACGACTTCGCGCACCACCCCACGGCGGTGCGAGAGACCATCGCCGCCATCCACCACCGCTACCCCGAGCGCCGGCTGTGGGCCATCTTCGAGCCCCGCTCCAACACCAGCCGTCGCAACATCCACCAGGAGGACTACGCCCACGCCTTCACCGGCGCGGCCCGCGCGAGCCTCAAGGTGCCGGAGCGGCATGACAAGGTGCCCGTCGGCGAGGAGCTCGACGTGCCTCGGCTGGTGAAGGACCTCCAGGCCCAGGGCATCGCGGCCGAGGGCTCCACCGACGTGCAGTCCCTCGTGGACCTGGTCGCTCGCGAGTCACGCGCGGGAGACATCCTGCTCGTGATGAGCAACGGCGCGTTTGGCGGCTTCATCGAGAAGCTGCTCGTGGCGCTGAGGGCTCGCGCGGGGGAGACTGCCTGA
- a CDS encoding TlpA disulfide reductase family protein, protein MRLLLPVLIGALSLTGCARSKMPPLTTDKPGGPGAPEGAAGRSEPLSFQVTRYPGGEPYDLTSDRGSVVLLDVWATWCEPCRDALPFYENLGREYASRGLKVYALNVDEDPRAVAPFLKEVKVSLPILLDQNAQVAERTLKVRGMPTMYLIDKRGVVRFVHEGFGEDFLTKYQSEIEALLAEPAP, encoded by the coding sequence ATGCGCCTCCTGCTCCCGGTCCTCATCGGTGCCCTGTCGCTCACGGGCTGTGCCCGCTCCAAGATGCCGCCGCTCACGACGGACAAGCCGGGTGGCCCTGGGGCGCCCGAGGGCGCGGCGGGTCGCTCGGAGCCGCTGTCCTTCCAGGTGACGCGCTACCCGGGCGGCGAGCCGTATGACCTGACGAGCGACCGGGGCAGCGTGGTGCTGCTCGACGTGTGGGCCACGTGGTGTGAGCCCTGCCGGGACGCGCTGCCCTTCTACGAGAACCTGGGCCGCGAGTATGCGAGCCGGGGCCTCAAGGTCTACGCGCTCAATGTGGACGAAGACCCGAGGGCCGTCGCGCCGTTCTTGAAGGAGGTGAAGGTCTCGCTGCCCATCCTCCTGGACCAGAACGCCCAGGTGGCCGAGCGCACGCTCAAGGTTCGCGGGATGCCCACGATGTATCTCATCGACAAGCGCGGCGTGGTGCGCTTCGTCCATGAGGGATTCGGTGAGGACTTCCTCACCAA
- a CDS encoding serine hydrolase domain-containing protein: MSIPPEQHPVAVLQTLLDEAVNIDVFPAAQAVVLHRGVQVFGGVAGNVRGDTRFDLASLTKVLSTTALFLRLWTEGKVGPDTLVSRFFPNTPVGDAGATVADLLYHRSGLPPFVPFFAQALTQHPELLDATCPSATRARVRDEVIQAAAHTPLAAPPRTRSAYSDVGFILLGEILSRAANAPLDTLFSRHVAEPLDLTARFHRLTDFPADALPAPTGATRPREPAPGQETLWSNVPTQPTRLGEVDDDNAWVMDGVAGHAGLFGTAVDVARFGQAILEGCSGKHSALAPGPLWHRVLATDPLVEGSTRSMGFDSPSKVGSSAGRFLGDSPPGAVGHLGFTGTSLWVDLRRSLVVALVTNRVALGRQEVRIRDFRPVFHDFVVEALGLTATSQGTHG; encoded by the coding sequence ATGAGCATTCCTCCAGAGCAGCACCCCGTCGCCGTCCTCCAGACGCTCCTCGACGAAGCCGTGAACATCGACGTCTTCCCCGCCGCCCAGGCCGTCGTCCTCCACCGGGGCGTCCAGGTCTTCGGCGGCGTCGCCGGCAACGTCAGGGGCGACACGCGCTTCGACCTCGCGTCGCTCACCAAGGTCCTCAGCACGACGGCCCTGTTCCTCCGCCTGTGGACCGAGGGAAAGGTCGGACCCGATACCCTCGTGTCCCGCTTCTTCCCGAACACCCCCGTGGGCGACGCGGGCGCCACCGTCGCGGACCTGCTCTACCACCGCTCCGGCCTGCCCCCCTTCGTCCCCTTCTTCGCCCAGGCCCTCACCCAGCACCCCGAGTTGCTCGACGCCACCTGCCCCTCGGCCACCCGCGCCCGGGTCCGCGACGAGGTCATCCAGGCGGCGGCCCACACCCCACTCGCCGCCCCACCGCGCACCCGCTCGGCGTACAGCGACGTGGGCTTCATCCTCCTCGGTGAGATTCTCTCCCGCGCCGCCAACGCCCCGCTCGACACGCTCTTCTCGCGCCACGTCGCCGAGCCGCTCGACCTCACCGCCCGCTTCCACCGCCTCACCGACTTCCCCGCCGACGCCCTCCCCGCCCCCACCGGCGCCACGCGTCCCCGCGAGCCCGCGCCCGGCCAGGAGACCCTGTGGAGCAACGTGCCCACCCAGCCCACGCGCCTGGGTGAAGTCGATGACGACAACGCCTGGGTGATGGACGGCGTCGCCGGACACGCGGGCCTCTTCGGCACCGCGGTGGACGTGGCCCGCTTCGGACAAGCCATCCTGGAGGGCTGCTCCGGCAAGCACTCCGCGCTCGCGCCCGGGCCGCTCTGGCACCGCGTGCTCGCCACGGACCCGCTCGTGGAGGGCAGCACCCGCTCCATGGGCTTCGACTCCCCCTCGAAGGTCGGCTCCAGCGCGGGCCGCTTCCTGGGCGACTCCCCTCCGGGCGCCGTCGGGCACCTGGGCTTCACCGGAACGAGCCTCTGGGTGGACCTGCGCCGCTCGCTGGTGGTGGCGCTGGTCACCAACCGCGTGGCGCTCGGACGCCAAGAGGTGCGCATCCGCGACTTCCGGCCCGTCTTCCATGACTTCGTCGTGGAGGCGCTCGGCCTCACCGCTACCTCGCAGGGAACACATGGCTGA